DNA sequence from the Sulfurimonas sediminis genome:
AAATTCCTATGGTTTCGGCTGCTATGGATACAGTCACAGAATACCGTGCTGCTATTGCAATGGCAAGACTCGGAGGTATCGGAATTATTCATAAAAACATGGATGTCGAAACACAGTGCAAACAGGTAAAAAAAGTAAAAAAATCTGAAAGCGGCATTATCATTGATCCGATTTATGTCCACCCTGATGCTACTTTAGCGGATGCAGAAGCGTTGATGAAAGAGTTTAAAATCTCCGGTGTTCCTGTTGTAGACGGACATAACAAACTCCTTGGTATTTTAACAAACCGTGATATGCGATTTGAAAAAGATATGCGAAAACATGCAGACGAAGTGATGACAAAAATGCCGTTGATTACTGCAAAAAAAGGAATTTCTCTGGATGAAGCTGCAGACATTATGCACCAGAACAAAATAGAAAAACTCCCTATCATAGATGATGAAGGCTTTTTAAAAGGGCTCGTAACCATCAAAGATATCAAAAAACGTATAGAGTATCCAAATTCAAACAAAGACGCCTTCGGTCGTCTGATAGTTGGCGCAGCTATCGGTGTCGGTCAGATGGACAGAGCAAAAGCCCTTGTTAATGCCGGTGCCGATGTTCTTGTTCTGGATTCTGCACATGGTCATTCCAAAGGTATTTTAGACACCGTCAAAGCGATTAAAGAGTCTTTGGAAGTTGATGTAATTGCCGGAAACATTGCAACAAAAGAGGCAGTTCTTGCACTTATAGAAGCAGGCGCCGATGCGGTAAAAGTAGGTATAGGGCCTGGTTCAATCTGTACAACACGAATTGTTGCAGGTGTCGGTGTGCCACAGATTTCCGCCATAGATGAGTGTGCGGAAGTTGCCCGTCCTCACGGTGTTCCTGTTATAGCAGACGGAGGTATCAAATACTCCGGCGACATTGCAAAGGCACTTGCTGTCGGTGCGAGTTGTGTAATGGCAGGTTCACTTTTAGCAGGTACAGAAGAGTCGCCTGGTGAGACGATAATGTTTCAGGGACGTCAGTACAAATCGTACCGCGGTATGGGTTCTATCGGGGCTATGCAAAAAGGAAGCAATGACAGATATTTCCAAGAAGGCACAGCCGCTGACAAACTTGTTCCCGAGGGAATTGAAGGGCGTGTTCCGTTTCGTGGTTCTATTGCAGGAATTGTGCATCAGATGATGGGCGGACTG
Encoded proteins:
- the guaB gene encoding IMP dehydrogenase, encoding MRIRKRALTFEDVLLVPQYSEVLPKEVSLETKLTRNITLKIPMVSAAMDTVTEYRAAIAMARLGGIGIIHKNMDVETQCKQVKKVKKSESGIIIDPIYVHPDATLADAEALMKEFKISGVPVVDGHNKLLGILTNRDMRFEKDMRKHADEVMTKMPLITAKKGISLDEAADIMHQNKIEKLPIIDDEGFLKGLVTIKDIKKRIEYPNSNKDAFGRLIVGAAIGVGQMDRAKALVNAGADVLVLDSAHGHSKGILDTVKAIKESLEVDVIAGNIATKEAVLALIEAGADAVKVGIGPGSICTTRIVAGVGVPQISAIDECAEVARPHGVPVIADGGIKYSGDIAKALAVGASCVMAGSLLAGTEESPGETIMFQGRQYKSYRGMGSIGAMQKGSNDRYFQEGTAADKLVPEGIEGRVPFRGSIAGIVHQMMGGLRSSMGYCGSESIEAFWDKAEFVEITSAGLKESHVHDVIITQEAPNYHV